One segment of Radiobacillus kanasensis DNA contains the following:
- a CDS encoding TRAP transporter small permease, with protein sequence MKILRAIDKFILKLEEFILSYSILLIAVMVIGNVLSRAITGSSWTFSQELSKFAIVIATFMGISYAARKGRHISMSAFFDMAPFKVRKAIAIFIPAFTAIVMFVLAYYSSLYVLQVHERGTVTSSLQLPAIYITIFIPIGLFMGGIQYLRNMWVNIKEKDIYLGTDLKDYNENENLEDQSFV encoded by the coding sequence TTGAAAATACTAAGAGCAATAGATAAATTCATATTGAAGTTGGAGGAATTTATACTTAGTTACTCCATACTTCTCATTGCAGTTATGGTGATCGGAAATGTGTTAAGTCGTGCCATAACGGGATCTAGTTGGACCTTTTCGCAAGAGTTGAGTAAATTCGCTATTGTGATCGCAACCTTTATGGGTATCAGTTATGCCGCGAGAAAAGGTCGACATATAAGTATGTCAGCATTTTTTGATATGGCGCCTTTTAAAGTAAGAAAGGCAATTGCTATATTCATCCCCGCTTTTACTGCCATAGTAATGTTTGTACTAGCCTACTATTCATCCCTTTATGTTCTCCAAGTACATGAAAGAGGTACGGTAACGTCATCGTTACAGTTACCGGCTATCTATATAACTATCTTTATCCCAATTGGTTTATTTATGGGAGGTATTCAATACTTGAGAAACATGTGGGTGAATATTAAGGAAAAGGATATTTACTTGGGTACAGATCTGAAGGATTACAACGAAAATGAAAATCTCGAAGATCAATCTTTTGTATAA
- a CDS encoding GNAT family N-acetyltransferase produces the protein MRVIYTKDIKEFSKQIEPLLLRKESCNNLMLGILEREKDMPSEHLVMGLVRKGQQYVYGFLQTPPHDFVLPDIDVEGDVCLAIIRSITEQKLALPGIIGPRRVADTFVRGWEQTTNRKATVHMEQLIYQLDKVENADRAQGNLCIAGQEHNDLLVQWIKQFGKEANEPSLQDRAESLVNQFLENRSIYVWEVNGKPVSMANQSRKTKNGTTINAVYTPDEQKRKGYASACVAALSQKLLEEGHRFCALYTDQANPTSNRIYQKIGYKVVGDSIVYKLGE, from the coding sequence ATGAGAGTAATCTATACAAAGGATATTAAAGAATTTTCCAAGCAAATCGAACCATTGCTCTTACGAAAAGAATCCTGTAACAATCTTATGCTAGGTATTTTAGAAAGAGAGAAGGATATGCCTAGCGAACATCTTGTAATGGGACTGGTTAGGAAAGGGCAACAGTATGTCTATGGCTTTCTGCAAACACCACCACATGATTTTGTTCTTCCAGATATCGATGTGGAGGGAGATGTTTGTCTTGCCATAATAAGAAGTATAACGGAGCAAAAACTTGCACTTCCAGGCATAATTGGACCTCGAAGAGTTGCGGATACCTTTGTAAGGGGTTGGGAACAAACAACGAATCGTAAGGCCACTGTACATATGGAACAACTAATTTATCAATTGGATAAAGTGGAGAATGCCGACAGAGCACAAGGAAATCTCTGTATTGCAGGACAAGAACATAACGACTTGTTAGTCCAATGGATAAAACAATTCGGAAAAGAAGCTAATGAACCTAGCCTCCAAGACCGAGCAGAATCACTTGTGAATCAATTTTTAGAAAATCGCTCCATATACGTATGGGAAGTGAATGGAAAGCCAGTATCGATGGCGAATCAATCTAGAAAAACCAAAAATGGAACGACGATTAATGCTGTATATACGCCTGATGAACAGAAACGAAAAGGCTACGCGTCTGCTTGTGTAGCAGCTCTTTCTCAAAAATTGTTGGAGGAAGGACATCGGTTCTGTGCGTTATATACGGATCAAGCTAACCCGACTTCTAACCGTATCTATCAAAAAATCGGATATAAAGTTGTTGGAGATTCGATTGTATATAAGTTGGGAGAATAG
- a CDS encoding SE1832 family protein: MNKNEIEARIREIKSDYIRIQADLEKMGNIGGNTERGEQQLAALEKELAELNKKLDEFD; the protein is encoded by the coding sequence ATGAATAAGAATGAAATCGAAGCAAGAATTAGGGAAATAAAGTCAGATTATATTCGAATCCAAGCGGACCTCGAAAAAATGGGGAATATTGGTGGCAATACAGAACGCGGTGAACAGCAATTAGCTGCCCTAGAAAAAGAGCTTGCTGAATTAAATAAAAAGCTAGATGAGTTTGACTGA
- a CDS encoding cation:proton antiporter: MIHSILLEFMIIGILGIGSQWFSWRFRMPAIVVMSIVGLLAGPIIGLINPEQDFGDLYSPIISVAVAIILFEGSLNLDIKDIKGLGKPVFRIATVGAGISWLLGSLAAHYVAGLSLTVSFVIGALFIVTGPTVILPLLRQSKLKPRPAKILKWEGIIVDPLGALLAVFALEVIVFFAGDGKHISSLLIFCLASLFAVAIGIICGKGIGWMFEHGYIPEFLKSPVVFTAVIACFTIADEVTHETGLLAVTAMGMTLANMGISSIQDMRHFKENLSILLISAIFVMLTASLTRETLMEVFNIEIIGFVLLMLFIVRPLSIFLSTIGTDLSTAEKFLVGWIAPRGIVALTVSGYFATVLYKEGYEDASIITSLTFALVFFTVCTHGFSIGWLARKLNLAADDQPGVLIVGSNPFTKTLAETFDDLEIPSIIVDSSWDRLGIARNAGIHVYHGEILSEQTEYRLDMTPYDYLISASDFDSYNALVCTTFVPEFGRSNVFKLPVQLDDEEDVKDLVNTIGGRLLFSDRSSLESLCTRIESGYVFRKTTITDQYSYNQYLDERGQDTTVLFILKSSGEMDFLTNESNPKATAGDIVVSLTPPSKEYQKILAKLEEQRDQNINKEDPLT, from the coding sequence ATGATTCACTCTATATTATTAGAGTTTATGATAATTGGTATATTGGGGATTGGGTCGCAATGGTTTTCTTGGCGCTTTCGGATGCCAGCTATTGTCGTGATGTCTATAGTCGGACTATTGGCGGGACCGATAATCGGGTTGATTAATCCCGAGCAGGATTTTGGTGATTTATATAGTCCGATTATTTCTGTGGCTGTGGCAATCATTTTGTTTGAAGGAAGCTTAAATTTAGATATTAAAGATATTAAAGGGTTAGGAAAACCTGTCTTTCGAATTGCGACCGTTGGAGCTGGAATTAGCTGGTTACTCGGTTCGTTAGCGGCCCATTACGTTGCAGGGCTATCTTTGACAGTCTCCTTTGTTATCGGTGCTTTATTTATTGTTACAGGTCCAACGGTGATTTTACCGTTGCTTAGACAGTCAAAACTGAAGCCGAGACCGGCAAAAATTTTAAAATGGGAAGGGATTATCGTAGATCCGCTTGGGGCGTTACTAGCTGTATTCGCCTTAGAGGTAATCGTATTTTTTGCAGGAGATGGCAAACATATTAGCTCATTATTAATCTTCTGTTTAGCCTCTCTTTTTGCAGTAGCAATCGGGATTATCTGTGGAAAAGGAATTGGTTGGATGTTTGAACACGGCTATATTCCTGAATTTTTAAAGTCACCAGTTGTGTTTACAGCCGTTATCGCTTGTTTCACTATTGCGGATGAAGTCACGCATGAAACAGGGTTATTAGCGGTCACAGCGATGGGGATGACGCTAGCTAATATGGGGATTTCTTCTATCCAGGATATGCGCCACTTTAAAGAAAATTTATCCATTTTATTAATATCGGCTATTTTTGTTATGCTGACTGCTTCTTTGACGAGAGAGACGCTCATGGAAGTATTTAATATAGAAATCATTGGATTTGTTCTGCTCATGTTGTTTATCGTACGCCCATTATCCATTTTCCTGTCTACGATTGGGACCGACTTGTCTACCGCTGAAAAGTTTCTTGTAGGCTGGATTGCACCACGTGGTATTGTGGCGCTAACGGTTTCTGGTTATTTTGCAACCGTTTTGTATAAAGAAGGGTATGAGGATGCTTCTATTATTACATCTCTGACGTTTGCATTAGTATTCTTTACGGTTTGTACACACGGTTTTTCTATCGGTTGGTTGGCAAGAAAGTTGAATCTAGCTGCAGACGACCAGCCTGGAGTATTAATAGTTGGAAGCAATCCATTTACGAAAACTCTTGCTGAAACTTTTGATGATTTAGAGATTCCATCTATTATCGTGGACAGTTCATGGGACCGGCTTGGTATTGCTAGAAATGCAGGGATACATGTTTACCACGGTGAAATACTTTCAGAACAAACCGAGTATCGTCTAGATATGACTCCATACGATTACTTAATCTCTGCTTCGGATTTTGACTCCTACAATGCATTGGTATGTACGACGTTTGTACCAGAATTTGGCCGAAGTAACGTCTTTAAATTGCCTGTTCAGCTCGATGATGAAGAGGACGTAAAGGATTTAGTGAATACGATTGGCGGAAGGCTCCTATTTTCAGACCGCTCCTCTCTAGAAAGCCTTTGTACTCGTATTGAATCCGGATATGTATTCCGTAAAACGACGATCACAGATCAGTACTCCTATAACCAATATTTAGATGAACGCGGGCAGGATACAACCGTGTTATTTATTCTAAAAAGCTCCGGTGAAATGGATTTTCTTACGAATGAATCTAATCCAAAGGCTACGGCTGGTGACATCGTCGTTAGTTTGACACCACCAAGTAAGGAGTATCAAAAAATATTAGCTAAACTGGAGGAACAACGAGACCAGAATATTAATAAAGAAGATCCCCTCACATAG
- the recQ gene encoding DNA helicase RecQ, translated as MIAQAEDLLQQYYGYTSFRKGQKAVIDQLLHQQNTLAIMPTGGGKSICYQIPGLILEGTAIIISPLISLMKDQVDALQALGISATYINSSLTTEEQQRRIEQVKKGSYQFLYVAPERFESQSFIHTINSISLSLIAFDEAHCISQWGHDFRPSYRSIVPALKQIVNLPVLAAMTATATDDVMADIQDLLSISSENIVNTGFARENLSFQVIKGQDKKAFISQYTEARKLESGIIYTATRKQTDSLHAFLEKKGFLVAKYHGGLSETVRKQEQYAFIQDEKTIMVATNAFGMGIDKSNVRYVVHYALPMNIESYYQEAGRAGRDGEPSDCVLLFSGQDIQLQKFLIDQSGAGPDKKSQEYKKLQAMINYCHTEHCLQAYILDYFQDDASGKNCGTCSNCKHQGKKEDMTREAQMVLSCVKRMGERFGASLTAKVLKGSKDKKVRDFNLDSLSTYGLMSSFTEKNITQIIHFLIAENLLSPGQERYPILSLTKAAEPVLKGEQKVWMQQITINPVANVDYQASLFEEFRLLRKQLAERDGVPPYVIFSDATLKEMTRHLPDSTEKLLQIKGVGSKKMEQYGEAFLQTILTWKEEKPDRNQDSPSHIQSYTLFEQGYEISAIAKLRNITEQTVTNHLFTCFKEGMELDWTLFFDGEQEEVVLQMREQIDEPRLKDIKELVPDDYSYTTIKAVLTKNGYM; from the coding sequence ATGATCGCACAAGCAGAAGATCTATTACAACAGTATTATGGCTATACCTCTTTTCGTAAAGGTCAAAAAGCAGTCATTGACCAGCTCCTTCACCAACAAAACACGCTAGCGATTATGCCGACCGGTGGTGGAAAATCCATTTGTTATCAGATACCTGGTCTGATATTAGAAGGAACAGCTATTATTATTTCTCCACTTATTTCTTTAATGAAAGATCAAGTAGATGCCTTACAAGCTCTTGGCATTTCTGCAACCTATATTAATAGCTCGTTAACTACGGAAGAACAACAAAGAAGAATAGAACAAGTAAAAAAAGGGTCTTATCAATTTCTTTATGTAGCTCCAGAAAGATTTGAATCTCAGTCCTTTATTCATACTATAAATTCGATTTCCTTATCTCTTATCGCTTTTGATGAAGCACATTGTATTTCCCAATGGGGACACGATTTCCGTCCTAGCTATCGCTCGATTGTGCCAGCCCTTAAGCAAATTGTGAATTTACCCGTTTTGGCTGCCATGACCGCAACTGCGACGGATGACGTGATGGCGGATATTCAAGACCTTCTGTCCATTTCTTCCGAGAACATTGTAAATACAGGCTTTGCTAGGGAAAATCTATCTTTTCAAGTCATCAAAGGGCAAGACAAAAAAGCGTTCATCTCGCAATATACGGAAGCACGGAAGCTAGAATCCGGCATTATTTATACCGCTACACGAAAACAAACCGATTCCCTTCATGCTTTTCTAGAGAAAAAAGGCTTTCTTGTTGCCAAATACCATGGTGGCCTTTCTGAAACAGTAAGAAAGCAAGAGCAATATGCTTTTATCCAAGACGAAAAAACGATTATGGTCGCCACCAATGCCTTTGGCATGGGGATTGATAAATCGAACGTTCGCTATGTCGTTCACTATGCTTTGCCAATGAATATCGAGTCTTATTATCAGGAAGCTGGTAGAGCAGGAAGAGATGGAGAGCCTAGTGATTGTGTCTTATTGTTTTCCGGTCAAGATATCCAGCTTCAGAAATTTCTAATTGACCAATCTGGCGCTGGTCCCGATAAGAAAAGCCAGGAATACAAAAAATTACAAGCAATGATCAATTACTGCCACACCGAACATTGTTTGCAAGCCTATATATTGGACTATTTCCAGGATGATGCTTCCGGCAAAAACTGTGGTACATGTAGTAACTGTAAGCATCAAGGTAAAAAAGAGGATATGACGAGAGAAGCTCAAATGGTGTTATCTTGTGTCAAACGAATGGGAGAGCGTTTTGGAGCAAGCTTAACAGCCAAAGTGTTGAAAGGTTCTAAGGACAAAAAGGTAAGAGATTTCAATTTGGATAGTCTGTCCACTTATGGCCTTATGTCTTCTTTTACAGAAAAAAATATTACACAAATTATTCATTTTCTCATAGCAGAAAATTTACTTTCCCCTGGGCAAGAACGCTATCCGATTCTTTCTCTTACGAAGGCAGCAGAGCCTGTCTTAAAAGGGGAACAAAAAGTATGGATGCAGCAAATAACCATAAATCCCGTTGCGAATGTTGACTACCAAGCATCTTTATTTGAAGAATTTCGCTTACTTCGAAAACAACTTGCTGAAAGGGATGGCGTACCTCCTTATGTGATATTCTCTGATGCAACGCTAAAGGAAATGACCAGACATTTACCAGACTCGACAGAAAAGCTTTTACAAATTAAAGGGGTAGGCTCAAAGAAAATGGAGCAATACGGGGAAGCCTTTTTACAGACCATCTTGACTTGGAAAGAAGAAAAACCAGATAGAAATCAAGATTCTCCAAGCCATATACAATCCTACACCCTGTTTGAACAAGGCTATGAAATATCTGCAATTGCGAAGTTAAGAAACATTACCGAACAAACGGTTACGAATCATCTGTTTACTTGTTTCAAAGAAGGAATGGAATTAGATTGGACCTTGTTCTTTGATGGAGAGCAAGAAGAAGTAGTTTTACAAATGCGTGAACAGATAGATGAACCGCGGCTTAAGGATATAAAAGAACTTGTTCCGGATGATTATAGCTATACAACCATTAAGGCTGTTCTCACAAAGAATGGGTATATGTAA
- a CDS encoding aminopeptidase, whose protein sequence is MAERQMMEKYAELALRTGVNLQKGQALVINAPIDGVDFTKIVARKAYELGAKNVHVNWNDDELTLLKYQHAPDEVLNHVPQWSVDKQLDFAKDGAALLAIRSTNPDLLKDIDPEKVANATKASAEAMKEFRTYTMNDIIPWSLISIPTGDWAKKIFPDQSETDAVESLWEQIFKIVRADQADPVAAWEEHNATLRKARAFLNNKKYKKLIYKAPGTEFEMELPEGHIWKGGSAKNAKGHDFNPNMPTEEVFTMPHKYGVNGTVSSTMPLIYGGNMIDKFSLTFKDGKVVDFTAEKGYDTLKHLLDTDEGARRLGEVALVPNESPISQSGLIFYNTLYDENASCHIALGKAYPTNLEGGSDMNEEELDKHGVNDSLTHVDFMIGSAELDIDGVTEDGKTEAVFRKGTWALDFNE, encoded by the coding sequence ATGGCAGAAAGACAGATGATGGAAAAATACGCAGAGTTAGCATTACGTACAGGTGTAAACCTGCAAAAGGGACAGGCTTTAGTGATTAATGCTCCAATTGATGGGGTAGACTTTACAAAGATTGTAGCAAGAAAGGCTTATGAACTTGGAGCAAAGAACGTTCATGTTAATTGGAATGATGATGAATTAACGTTGCTGAAGTATCAGCACGCTCCGGATGAGGTTTTAAACCATGTTCCACAATGGAGTGTAGATAAGCAATTAGATTTTGCGAAAGACGGCGCCGCATTATTAGCGATACGTTCTACTAATCCAGATCTCTTAAAAGACATTGACCCGGAAAAAGTAGCCAATGCAACGAAAGCAAGTGCAGAGGCGATGAAGGAATTTCGTACATATACGATGAATGATATTATTCCTTGGTCTCTTATCTCCATCCCAACAGGGGATTGGGCAAAGAAAATATTCCCGGATCAATCAGAAACGGATGCTGTTGAAAGTCTTTGGGAACAGATCTTTAAAATTGTTCGTGCAGATCAAGCGGATCCGGTTGCTGCATGGGAAGAACACAATGCGACTTTGCGTAAAGCAAGAGCATTCTTAAATAATAAAAAATATAAAAAACTTATTTATAAAGCACCTGGAACGGAATTTGAGATGGAGCTTCCTGAAGGGCATATTTGGAAAGGCGGTTCGGCCAAGAATGCTAAAGGTCATGATTTTAATCCAAATATGCCAACAGAAGAAGTATTCACAATGCCTCACAAATATGGGGTGAACGGAACCGTTTCTAGTACGATGCCACTTATTTATGGTGGAAATATGATTGATAAATTCAGCTTAACGTTCAAAGATGGGAAAGTTGTGGATTTTACAGCTGAAAAAGGGTATGACACGTTGAAGCATTTACTCGATACGGATGAGGGAGCTCGTAGACTTGGAGAAGTTGCTCTTGTACCTAATGAATCTCCAATTTCTCAATCAGGACTTATCTTCTATAATACGCTTTATGATGAGAATGCATCATGCCATATTGCGCTTGGTAAGGCGTATCCAACGAATCTAGAAGGTGGATCTGATATGAATGAAGAAGAATTGGATAAGCATGGAGTAAATGATAGCTTAACACACGTTGACTTTATGATCGGTTCTGCAGAATTAGATATCGATGGAGTTACAGAGGATGGAAAAACAGAAGCGGTTTTCCGTAAAGGGACCTGGGCACTTGATTTCAATGAGTAA
- a CDS encoding ABC-F family ATP-binding cassette domain-containing protein, with protein sequence MSLLSVEEVSKSYGDKILFQDISFTLEQKQRIGLIGVNGTGKSTLLKGIAGIESFDDGQLNHANDFRVEYLEQEPYLDDQLTVLDHIYYGDSAVMVALRNYEKVLIDLEAKPNNEVLQNKLIAAQEKMDKLQAWDANTQAKTILTKLGITEFHKRVAELSGGQRKRVAIAKALIQPADLLLLDEPTNHLDNETVEWLESYLPQYSGSIMLVTHERYFLNRITNYMFELENGKLYSYVGNYEMFLEKKAEREQQELQSEQKHANTMRRELAWLRRGAKARSTKQKARKQRIEEMKDQTFHTNKESLDVQVGASRLGTKVLEALDVSKSFEGHTIIQNFNHLFIPGDRIGIIGPNGSGKTTLLNMMAGNIEPDEGTFDVGQTVKIGYYTQNNVDVDENLRMIDYIKEVAEVIHTAKGDTITAEQMLERFLFPRSQQYTYIRRLSGGERRRLYLLRVLMNEPNVLFLDEPTNDLDTQTLGVLEDYLEQFPGVVITVSHDRYFLDRVVDQLIVFQRGEKTPHLYYGNYSEFLEDRKEQVKAKEEKKPAKPEEKPKKKKKLSYHEQKEWDGIEDRIEEMEQEIERLGEEIAAAGSDVGKVQELYEKQSKLEKQLEEAIERWEELSQLVEELKK encoded by the coding sequence ATGAGTTTATTATCAGTAGAAGAAGTTTCGAAATCTTATGGAGACAAGATATTATTTCAAGATATATCCTTTACCTTGGAACAAAAACAACGCATTGGCTTGATTGGCGTAAATGGAACAGGAAAATCTACTCTTTTAAAAGGGATTGCAGGAATCGAATCCTTCGATGATGGTCAGTTGAATCATGCGAATGATTTTCGGGTTGAGTATTTAGAACAAGAGCCTTATTTAGATGATCAATTAACGGTGTTGGATCATATATACTATGGAGACTCTGCTGTGATGGTTGCACTTAGAAACTATGAAAAAGTGTTAATAGACCTTGAGGCCAAGCCGAACAACGAAGTTTTACAGAATAAACTTATAGCCGCACAAGAAAAGATGGATAAACTGCAAGCGTGGGACGCAAACACACAGGCGAAAACGATATTAACCAAGTTAGGAATAACGGAATTTCATAAACGAGTTGCTGAACTATCGGGTGGTCAAAGAAAAAGAGTAGCGATAGCAAAAGCTTTAATCCAACCTGCGGATCTTTTGTTGTTGGATGAACCGACAAACCACCTAGATAATGAGACAGTCGAGTGGCTAGAAAGTTATCTCCCTCAATATTCTGGTTCAATTATGCTGGTTACGCATGAAAGATACTTTCTAAACCGAATCACCAATTACATGTTTGAATTGGAAAACGGGAAACTGTATTCCTATGTTGGGAATTATGAAATGTTTCTAGAAAAGAAGGCAGAGCGCGAGCAACAGGAATTGCAAAGTGAGCAAAAACATGCCAATACGATGCGTCGAGAATTAGCCTGGCTTAGAAGAGGAGCAAAAGCTCGTTCCACCAAGCAAAAAGCAAGAAAACAACGAATCGAAGAAATGAAGGACCAAACCTTTCATACGAATAAGGAGAGTCTTGATGTACAGGTGGGGGCTTCTCGACTAGGAACGAAAGTGCTGGAAGCCTTAGATGTGTCTAAGTCCTTTGAAGGGCATACCATTATCCAAAATTTTAATCACTTGTTTATACCGGGAGATAGAATCGGTATTATCGGGCCAAACGGCAGTGGTAAAACAACTCTCCTAAATATGATGGCAGGTAATATAGAGCCAGACGAAGGTACATTTGATGTCGGGCAGACGGTGAAAATTGGCTACTACACACAAAATAACGTGGATGTGGATGAAAATTTACGAATGATTGACTATATAAAGGAAGTTGCAGAGGTTATTCATACGGCGAAAGGAGATACTATCACTGCAGAGCAAATGCTGGAAAGATTTCTTTTTCCAAGATCACAGCAATACACGTATATCCGCCGACTTTCTGGTGGGGAACGCCGTCGGCTGTATTTACTTCGTGTTTTGATGAATGAGCCGAACGTTCTCTTCTTAGATGAGCCAACCAACGATTTAGACACACAAACATTAGGAGTGCTGGAGGATTATTTAGAGCAGTTCCCAGGTGTTGTCATCACCGTTTCTCACGATCGCTACTTTTTAGATCGTGTGGTGGATCAACTGATAGTGTTCCAAAGAGGAGAAAAAACACCCCACCTCTATTATGGAAATTATTCAGAATTTCTGGAGGATAGAAAAGAACAAGTAAAGGCGAAGGAAGAGAAAAAGCCAGCCAAGCCAGAAGAAAAACCGAAGAAGAAGAAAAAACTTTCCTATCATGAGCAAAAAGAGTGGGATGGTATTGAGGATAGAATTGAAGAAATGGAGCAAGAAATAGAAAGGCTAGGGGAAGAAATTGCGGCGGCAGGAAGTGATGTTGGAAAGGTACAGGAGCTGTATGAAAAACAAAGCAAGCTTGAAAAGCAGCTAGAAGAGGCTATAGAGCGCTGGGAGGAACTTTCCCAACTCGTCGAAGAGCTCAAAAAATAG
- a CDS encoding winged helix-turn-helix transcriptional regulator — MNELCPRFEKAMQLFSKRWVGLILFELLDGSKRFSEMEAELPISGRLLSDRLKLLEQEEIVKRHIYSEFPVRIEYQLTDKGRALEPVIKAIQDWSHDWVTENEIEIET; from the coding sequence ATGAATGAGCTATGTCCGAGATTTGAAAAAGCGATGCAACTGTTTAGTAAACGGTGGGTTGGCCTGATATTATTTGAGCTTCTTGATGGTTCAAAACGATTTTCTGAAATGGAAGCAGAGCTCCCTATTAGTGGCCGGCTTCTATCTGACCGTTTAAAGCTTTTAGAGCAAGAAGAAATCGTCAAAAGGCATATATACTCAGAGTTCCCCGTGCGTATTGAATATCAATTAACGGATAAAGGACGGGCATTGGAGCCTGTTATTAAAGCCATACAAGATTGGTCCCATGATTGGGTTACGGAAAATGAGATTGAAATAGAAACATAA
- a CDS encoding acyl-CoA thioesterase — MESKPSVASLTVKTSHVLPPDTNGHGTLFGGELMAHIDDVAAISATRHARKPVVTASTDSVDFLHPVKEGDTICLEAFVTWTHNTSMEVFVKAVTENLLTGDRKVCTTAFLTMVAIGEDKRPTTVPSVYPESEEEKLLHEGAPERAALRKERRKQSKQVANSFGTNFPWNEKSRFGKNPF, encoded by the coding sequence ATGGAATCAAAACCTAGTGTAGCATCGTTAACGGTAAAAACCTCACACGTTTTACCACCTGATACAAATGGTCATGGAACGTTATTTGGTGGGGAACTCATGGCGCATATCGATGACGTGGCTGCCATTTCGGCAACGAGACATGCGAGAAAGCCTGTTGTAACCGCGTCGACAGATTCAGTTGATTTCCTTCATCCAGTTAAAGAAGGAGATACCATCTGCTTGGAAGCTTTTGTAACGTGGACGCATAATACGTCCATGGAGGTTTTTGTAAAAGCTGTAACAGAAAATCTGTTAACGGGTGATAGAAAAGTTTGTACGACAGCCTTTCTAACGATGGTTGCGATAGGGGAAGATAAGCGACCAACCACGGTGCCTAGTGTTTATCCCGAATCAGAGGAAGAGAAACTTCTGCATGAAGGTGCACCGGAGAGAGCGGCTTTAAGAAAAGAAAGAAGAAAACAATCCAAACAAGTGGCGAATTCCTTTGGAACGAACTTTCCTTGGAATGAGAAAAGTCGGTTTGGGAAGAATCCTTTCTAA